The Topomyia yanbarensis strain Yona2022 chromosome 3, ASM3024719v1, whole genome shotgun sequence nucleotide sequence AGTTTTTGCTAAAATTCAAACCGGAAAGGCATGCCGGTCACGTTGATAGTCGATTAGAGCTGCTGGAAGCCGCGATGAAGAAATTTTACTCGGTGCGGAGAAAAATCGAGTTGTtcgctgacgaagacgatgatAAGGAAGCATTCGATACCAAGGAAACACCAGGAGATCGTGCTGCTCGTGTTGAAGCTCTTGCTGAAAGGCGCGAGGCCGACAATTTTCAGATCCTTCAGAGCGCTGAAGACCTTTACTGTGAGCTGAAGTCATCGCTGCAGTCCCTGAGACCAGGAACATCAATACCGGTCCCAGCTGACGTTTTGCCAGCTCCAGCACAGGCTCCTTCTTGTTCGTTGTCGCGAGTCAAGTTGCCCGAAATTCGCTTACCTAGTTTCGGAGGCACAACTAGCGACTGGGTCACCTTCCGTGACATGTTTCTGAGCCTTATTCATCGCAACGATCAATTGAGTGCAATCGATAAATTTTCGTACCTGCGATCGTCGCTGGTTGGTGAAGCATTGCAAGAGATTGGCACGATAGATATATCTGTAGCCAACTACTCGATCGCATGGGAATTGCCTAAGAAGCGTTATGAAAACCGTAAGTTGATAGTTAAAGCCCATCTCGATGCCTTGTTTGCCATTGAACCAATAAAGCGTGAGCATTACGATGCATTGAGTCAACTTATTAGTGAATTTGATCGTAACCTTCAGATGTTGGAGAAAGTTGGAGAAGATCCGTCCCAGTGAAGCACAATTTTAGTTCACATGATGTGCTCCAGATTAGATCAATCAACCTTGCGCCATTGGGAGGCACATTATAGTTCTAAGGAAGTCCCCACATACGATGCTTTGATGACGTTTCTTCGGAATCAGTGTTCCGTTCTTCAATCTATAGCACCAGCAAAGCCTGTGCATTGTGAGATGAAGAAGCCCAAGTTTACTGTCACTCACACATCCGTGCAATCTTCTAATCGGTGCCCATTCTGCGGCGAAGGTCAACATTCAGCATTCAAGTGTCAGAAGTTCATCAAAATGAAGGTGTCTGAGCGGTATGATATGGTGAAACGCTCTCGGTTGTGTTTGAACTGCCTGTCTCCTGCGCATCTAGTTCGATCCTGTACGAAGGGGTGTTGTCAGCATTGTCATCAGAAACACCATACTCTTCTACATTCTGGAGTAACCAACGGCGGAAGATCATCAGCGTCAATCCCGCAGAATGACTCCTCCGTCCCACGAGTACAGAATCGACCACAGACAACGAACACTCAACAAACACAGCCACAAGCCCAGAACCAAGCCACACTCACTCAGTACACTGGACCATCCACAAGCTCATTTCCCACTGCAAATACAAATTCGCATTCGCAATCACACCCACCACCCACCACAGATCGTACTCCCATTACAAACTCTTTACCCGCCAACATCTACACACCAAAACGTCAAGTTTTATTATCCACCGCGTTAGTGCGCGTGTCGGACATTTATGGAAACGCTCAATTAGCTAGAGCGCTCTTGGACTCTTGCTCAGAGTACTGTTTCATCACCACGactctttttcaaaagttaaagTTGGCTGAGACTGCCAGCTATTTGTCCGTAGCAGGGATCGGTGGTTCTGTAGTCAAATCTACAAAGAGCGTAGAGGCTACAGTATCGCCTCGGTCATTGCACATTTCTTCCTATTCCGAGAAGGTACAGCTGCACGTCTTGCCGAAGCTCACCTCCAAACTGCCTATGCAGGCGGTCAATATTAGGACTCTCGCCATTCCGGAAGGTGTTACGTTGGCAGATCCAAATTTCTGCGACCCCGGACCAATTGACCTCATCATTGGTGCTGAGTACTACTACGATCTGCTGCTGAAGGAAAAGATGAAATTATCAGAAGACGGACCCACATTGCAAAAAACTGTCTTCGGATTTGTTGTGTCAGGACGCATACCCGGTAGCATTCTTGGAATCCCCAAAACTATTTCCCACACGTGTTCCTCTGTCGATCTTCGTGATCTCCTCGCGAAGTTTTGGGAACTAGAGTCCTGTAGCCGTAGAAGTACCTATTCTGTGGAAGAGACGACGTGTGAAGAGATTTTCGAACGAACGACCGTTCGCGATGCAGATGGAAGATTCGTCGTCACGCTTCCCAAGAAGGAGTACATCATCGAGCAACTGGGAGATTCAAAGGCCATAGCATTGAAACGATTCCACGGATTGGAAAGGCGATTGGAAGCAAACGACACGTTGAAAAGATTGTATGGCGAGTTCATTCAGGAATACCTGTCCATGGGTCATATGCGAGAAATTGACCAAGAATATTGCGGTGCACGGTCCTATTACATGCCTCACCATGCGGTATTGAAGCCCGATAGCACAACCACAAGGCTAAGGGTGGTATTCGACGGCTCTTGCCGTTCGTCGACGGGAGTATCCTTGAATGACGGACTGATGGTAGGACCCGTCGTGCAGGAGGACTTGCTGTCCATCATAttgcgttttcgtttttggagatTTGTGTTAGTAGCGGACATAGCTAAAATGTACCGTATGGTAAGAGTAGCAGATGCAGATCAATCACTTCAGCGAATCTTGTGGAGAAATTCACCGAACGAGTCAGTGAGAATTTTCCAGTTGACCACAGTCACATATGGCACCGCTTCCGCGCCTTATCTCGCAACCAAGTGCCTTCAATGTCTTGCAAGTGATGGTGCAACCTCGCATAAAGCAGCAGCGAAGGTCATTCAGAAAGATTTTTACGTCGACGACCTGTTGACGGGCACGGACAGCTTGGAAGAAGGAACCGTTCTCACATCAGAACTCATTGATCTTACGAGTTCGGCAGGGTTTGAGTTGCGCAAGTGGAGTTCCAATAGCTTTGAACTTCTTTCGTCTATTCCACCTTTTCTCCGAGACGATCGTACCATACTGGAACTCGATTCGTCCAGATCCACAGTCAAAACGCTAGGGTTAATATGGGAGCCAGGCAAAGACTGTTTTAGATTTGCTGTACCGCACTGGAGCACTGAGCCAATCATCACCAAACGTATAGTACTGGCCGACACAGCTCGTATCTTCGACCCTCTCGGTCTCATCGGTCCAGTCATCGTACAGGCAAAAATTTTCCTCCAGGAGCTTTGGAAGCTTAAATCGGATTGGGACGATCCGTTGCCAAAAGAGCTTCAGAATTTCTGGATTGAGTATCGATTGAATCTATCCGCTCTCGACACACTCTCAGTTCCAAGATGGACGGGCTTCAGAAGTAACCTAGCTTCAACGGAAATCCACGGATTTTGTGACGCTTCAGAGATAGCATACGGCGCATGTTTGTACCTTAGGTGTAAGTTAGTCGACGGGTCAGTCACTGTTCGGTTGATTACTTCCAAATCTCGAGTTGCGCCACTAGAAGATCTCACTCGGAAGAAAAAGAAACAATCCATCCCCAGATTGGAGCTTTCCTCAGCATTACTGCTTAGCCATCTCTATGAAAAGCTATGCAGTAGTTTCGAACCACCCGGCAAGGTATATTTTTGGACAGATTCCATGATAGTGAAGTGCTGGCTATCATCGTTACCTTCCCGGTGGCAAGCATTCGTTGCCAATCGTGTATCAGAGATACAGCATATCACTAAGAAGGGAGTGTGGAACCACATCGCCGGTGCAGACAATCCGGCAGATATCATTTCGCGGGGAATTACACCCACACAACTACAGTATCAACCTCTGTGGTTTGAAGGCCCTCTGTGGGTATGTCGAGCACATTCTACATGGCCAGAGTCAGCAGTCATCCAGTCAGAGCTGGATAGTTCTCTTTTAGAAGAAAAACCATCTGCGTCACTTCCGGTTCAAACAAAGCCTCAAAGTGACATATTTTTGCTGAGATCCTCGTTCCCGGATCTCGTTCGGATAGTAGCACGGATTCGTCGCTTCGCTTACAATGCATTGCCTCGCAACCGCAGTAGCAGGCGTCTAGAACACTTGTCATCGACGGAATATAATGATGCTGTAACGATTTTGGTTCGAGTTGCTCAACACGAGAGCTTTCCTGAAGAAATAGCAGCTTTATCGAAAGGTGAACCAATAAAGTCATCATCTAAATTGCTCTCGTCAAATCCTCGTTTAGTTGATGGTATTCTCCGCGTCGGCGGTCGATTAGCTCATGCACCAGTGTCAGAATATCGTAAGCATCCAATGAttcttcaccatcaacacccACTGGCAAAGCTGGTCATGGAGCATTATCATCGTAAACTGTTTCACGCCGGTCAGCAACTTCTCATAGCTTCGGTCAGAGAAAGGTTCTGGCCAACTCGCATTCGCGATTTAGCACGTTGGACCATCCATCGATGTGTTCAATGTTTTCGCAACAAACCCAAAGTCCACGAGCAGCTAATGGCTGATTTACCATCCGTTCGTGTCACTCCTGCAGCGGCATTCCTGAAAGTTGGAATCGATTTTTGCGGACCGTTCTACATTCGCTATCCAGTTCGTCGGAGTACGCCGGTGAAGTCCTTCGTATGCATTTTCGTTTGCCTAGCAACCAAGGCAGTCCACATGGAAGTCGTAGCAGATCTGTCAACGCAAGCATTTCTGGCGGCATTCAAACGCTTCGTAGCAGTCCGTGGCAAACCGCAACTAGTCATGTGTGACAATGCGACCAATTTCGTTGGGGCAAATCGGGAGCTCGAGGAACTACGGCTGCAACTGTATAACCAGCAGTTTCAGTACGAAATGATCAAGGCATCGGAAGAAGAAGGAATAGATTTCAAATTCATCCCACCGCGCTCTCCGAATTTCGGCGGATTGTGGGAAGCGGCGGTTAAGTCCTTCAAAGGACATTTTCGCAAGACCATAGGAACCAGACCGTTGACATACGATGAACTACACACCATTGTTCAGCAAGTCGCAGCGATTCTAAACTCTCGTCCATTGACACCCTTGAGTAACGATCCTAATGATTACACTGTACTGACCCCAGGACATTTTCTGGTGGGACGACCACTCACGGCGATTCCTGAACCAGATTTGCAAGAGATCCCCGAAAATCGACTCTCTCAGTGGCAACGTACGCAAGGATTCGTACAACAACTATGTCGGAAATGGAAGACGCAATATCTGTCAGATTTGCATAACAGGACAAAGTGGACTCGACAACGCAACAACATCACAGTTGGAACGATGGTCCTAGTAAAGGAGGAAAACTTGCCTCCTCAGAAGTGGCGGTTAGGCCGAGTTGCAGAACTGTTTACGGGCGAAGATGGAAACATTCGAGTTGTAGCTGTCCGGACTAGGGATGGCACCTTCAGAAGGAGCATCTCAAAAATTTGCGTCCTTCCAATACGGGACAACGACGAGAAGTCCCCTACGGAGGCGAACTGAATCCCTCCCAACGATGGTGCTGCGGCACCGCGGAGGTCTCTCAAGGGAGGTCCTCCGCATCCCAGTTAAGTATTTATTCATCAATTTATTGCAAAAAACTTAAGGAATGTTCATCCCCCATAGCCACCCCTGCATCTCTGTCCCGGTTCCGGGGCAGTCGTCATCATTTTTGGTTCGTCGGTTCACACCAGTCCACCCCGTCAATCACCCTGGAAGAGTTGCCTTTGTGATGTCAAGATAGACGTAGATAGACGGTTTCGGTGCATGGTCTTGCTTATCTTCTAGTTACACAGCTTCATTATCGTCACAGCAACGCTGCAAGTTCATCAAATTTCGTACTCCGAGCAATGGGCCCGTTTCTCGGTTCGCTGTCAACGCAACGACAGGTCGTCAGATGGATTGATCACCCGTTCTTGAAGGCCAACGTCTACGCAGACGCAGCATAGTAGCAATCTCAAGCAGCATGTGAACATCGTCATCCCCATCCGCCCGGCATACCAGTCGGCGACATCGGTGCCCAGAGCACCAGCGGAGGCCTGGAGGCCTCCGTTCCTGGCAAGTCCTGTAAATGTTCATCATTTCCATTTAAAAAGCCCCCTATGTTTTACAGCAAAGATTCACCATCAACGGCATCCGTGGAAGAGCATCCGTCGAAGTAGAGGCACACCGAAGTGCAGTATCAGCAACCCAATCGTCCAACTTTCATCAAGCAACGTTCATCCGTCAATCCGAAAGTAGCAGTATACCCGACGGAAATCCGAAACGATCGTGCAAGGCCGCAGCGAAGGCAATCTCCATTTGCTTGAAGAAGCGTTCCAGTTCCAGTTTGTTAGTAGTTAGCTAGTATACAGTATTACTTGCTTTAGATAGGTTTGAAATCCTAGTGATTTCAAGGCCGGCGGCATGTTAAAGCCAAGAAAAACGGCTCCGTCTGGCAACACTAAACATG carries:
- the LOC131692966 gene encoding uncharacterized protein LOC131692966 — its product is MSSELKDLKRQERQLQSTFNGAKQFLLKFKPERHAGHVDSRLELLEAAMKKFYSVRRKIELFADEDDDKEAFDTKETPGDRAARVEALAERREADNFQILQSAEDLYCELKSSLQSLRPGTSIPVPADVLPAPAQAPSCSLSRVKLPEIRLPSFGGTTSDWVTFRDMFLSLIHRNDQLSAIDKFSYLRSSLVGEALQEIGTIDISVANYSIAWELPKKRYENRKLIVKAHLDALFAIEPIKREHYDALSQLISEFDRNLQMLEKVGEDPSQ
- the LOC131692967 gene encoding uncharacterized protein LOC131692967, translating into MKKPKFTVTHTSVQSSNRCPFCGEGQHSAFKCQKFIKMKVSERYDMVKRSRLCLNCLSPAHLVRSCTKGCCQHCHQKHHTLLHSGVTNGGRSSASIPQNDSSVPRVQNRPQTTNTQQTQPQAQNQATLTQYTGPSTSSFPTANTNSHSQSHPPPTTDRTPITNSLPANIYTPKRQVLLSTALVRVSDIYGNAQLARALLDSCSEYCFITTTLFQKLKLAETASYLSVAGIGGSVVKSTKSVEATVSPRSLHISSYSEKVQLHVLPKLTSKLPMQAVNIRTLAIPEGVTLADPNFCDPGPIDLIIGAEYYYDLLLKEKMKLSEDGPTLQKTVFGFVVSGRIPGSILGIPKTISHTCSSVDLRDLLAKFWELESCSRRSTYSVEETTCEEIFERTTVRDADGRFVVTLPKKEYIIEQLGDSKAIALKRFHGLERRLEANDTLKRLYGEFIQEYLSMGHMREIDQEYCGARSYYMPHHAVLKPDSTTTRLRVVFDGSCRSSTGVSLNDGLMVGPVVQEDLLSIILRFRFWRFVLVADIAKMYRMVRVADADQSLQRILWRNSPNESVRIFQLTTVTYGTASAPYLATKCLQCLASDGATSHKAAAKVIQKDFYVDDLLTGTDSLEEGTVLTSELIDLTSSAGFELRKWSSNSFELLSSIPPFLRDDRTILELDSSRSTVKTLGLIWEPGKDCFRFAVPHWSTEPIITKRIVLADTARIFDPLGLIGPVIVQAKIFLQELWKLKSDWDDPLPKELQNFWIEYRLNLSALDTLSVPRWTGFRSNLASTEIHGFCDASEIAYGACLYLRCKLVDGSVTVRLITSKSRVAPLEDLTRKKKKQSIPRLELSSALLLSHLYEKLCSSFEPPGKVYFWTDSMIVKCWLSSLPSRWQAFVANRVSEIQHITKKGVWNHIAGADNPADIISRGITPTQLQYQPLWFEGPLWVCRAHSTWPESAVIQSELDSSLLEEKPSASLPVQTKPQSDIFLLRSSFPDLVRIVARIRRFAYNALPRNRSSRRLEHLSSTEYNDAVTILVRVAQHESFPEEIAALSKGEPIKSSSKLLSSNPRLVDGILRVGGRLAHAPVSEYRKHPMILHHQHPLAKLVMEHYHRKLFHAGQQLLIASVRERFWPTRIRDLARWTIHRCVQCFRNKPKVHEQLMADLPSVRVTPAAAFLKVGIDFCGPFYIRYPVRRSTPVKSFVCIFVCLATKAVHMEVVADLSTQAFLAAFKRFVAVRGKPQLVMCDNATNFVGANRELEELRLQLYNQQFQYEMIKASEEEGIDFKFIPPRSPNFGGLWEAAVKSFKGHFRKTIGTRPLTYDELHTIVQQVAAILNSRPLTPLSNDPNDYTVLTPGHFLVGRPLTAIPEPDLQEIPENRLSQWQRTQGFVQQLCRKWKTQYLSDLHNRTKWTRQRNNITVGTMVLVKEENLPPQKWRLGRVAELFTGEDGNIRVTQHSSNLKQHVNIVIPIRPAYQSATSVPRAPAEAWRPPFLASPQRFTINGIRGRASVEVEAHRSAVSATQSSNFHQATFIRQSESSSIPDGNPKRSCKAAAKAISICLKKRSSSSLLVVS